From the genome of Tachysurus vachellii isolate PV-2020 chromosome 2, HZAU_Pvac_v1, whole genome shotgun sequence, one region includes:
- the LOC132841338 gene encoding zinc finger protein 200-like: MEMMSKAERLHERVNELLTAAVQRVLEAVRDTVRDTVQEYEEKSAHTQRENERLRRRVQELQDQLDRDTAVSHITAQLSVSPPPTSSGQRKPLCSRQSDPIAPKDKECFKEEPPNDGQNTLFPAEIKTEIDQSDYPGAEDPVLEPVVQSNYFPCAHLQFHASQNDSDFSTAPPCNNADTLDTFVEHFPFEEDGWRQQSREERHICLLCGKNFNRLANLRIHQRCHTGEKPYTCSHCGRRFSHSGNLQKHKRVHTGERPYQCPQCSKSFCQSSHLKKHQMVHTGRHVTVTRRNMEL; the protein is encoded by the exons ATGGAGATGATGTCTAAAGCGGAGCGGCTGCACGAGCGCGTGAATGAGCTGCTGACGGCGGCGGTGCAGCGCGTGCTGGAGGCGGTGCGGGACACGGTGCGGGACACGGTGCAGGAATACGAGGAGAAAAGCGCGCACAcgcagagagagaacgagagactGCGGAGGAGAGTGCAGGAGCTGCAGGACCAGCTGGACAGGGATACAGCAG TTTCCCACATCACCGCCCAgctctctgtttctcctcctCCCACGTCATCTGGACAGAGGAAACCTTTGTGTAGTCGTCAGTCAGACCCGATAGCACCGAAAGACAAGGAGTGTTTCAAAGAGGAACCGCCTAACGATGGACAAAACACTCTGTTTCCAGCCGAAATAAAAACCGAAATAGATCAGTCAGATTATCCGGGTGCAGAAGACCCCGTGCTGGAGCCTGTTGTACAAAGCAACTATTTCCCCTGCGCACATTTGCAGTTCCACGCGTCTCAGAATGATTCCGACTTCTCCACAGCACCTCCGTGCAACAATGCAGACACTCTGGACACCTTTGTGGAGCATTTCCCTTTCGAGGAAGACGGCTGGAGACAGCAGAGCCGGGAGGAGCGCCACATCTGCCTTCTGTGTGGGAAAAACTTTAATCGACTTGCCAACCTCCGCATCCACCAGCGCTGCCACACGGGGGAAAAGCCATACACATGTTCGCACTGCGGCCGACGCTTCAGCCATAGTGGAAACCTGCAGAAACACAAGCGTGTGCACACGGGGGAGCGGCCGTACCAATGCCCCCAGTGCAGCAAGAGCTTCTGCCAATCCAGCCATCTGAAGAAGCATCAGATGGTCCACACGGGTCGACATGTCACCGTCACCAGGCGGAACATGGAACTCTGA
- the LOC132841468 gene encoding sulfotransferase 1B1-like — protein sequence MLKMDKEEEPMSFNEAVNKATNSIQRFPLIEVQGVPLRNWIAQNWSSIWAFCPHPSDLLISTYPKSGTTWVQEIVDLLLHNGDHEICKRAPTTVRSPFLEVHYPPPIPSGLDLLKTMKPPRVIKTHLPIQLVPEGFWENKCKVIYVARNAKDNAISYYHFDRMNLVHPEPGSWEEYLQKFMEGKLAWGSWYNHVKGYWKEKEKRNILYMFFEDMKENPRRETVRIMKYLDLSLSDEIIDKIVELTSFKVMKDNPMANYSTTPNIIFDHSISAFMRKGEVGDWMNYFTPAQSQMFDEDYARKMADVDMPFRTSI from the exons ATGCTGAAGATGGACAAGGAGGAAGAACCCATGAGTTTTAATGAAGCTGTAAACAAGGCGACTAATTCAATCCAACGTTTTCCTCTGATTGAGGTTCAAGGCGTACCACTTAGGAATTGGATCGCTCAAAACTGGAGTTCAATTTGGGCTTTCTGCCCTCATCCATCTGATTTGCTCATCTCCACCTACCCCAAATCAG GTACCACATGGGTCCAAGAAATAGTGGACCTGCTGCTGCATAATGGAGACCATGAGATTTGTAAGAGAGCACCAACAACTGTGCGCAGCCCTTTTTTGGAGGTCCATTATCCTCCTCCAATTCCATCAG GACTTGACCTACTAAAAACAATGAAACCTCCCAGAGTCATTAAGACACACTTACCCATACAGCTGGTACCTGAAGGATTCTGGGAAAATAAATGCAAG GTCATTTATGTGGCTCGAAATGCTAAAGACAATGCGATCAGCTACTACCACTTTGACCGAATGAATCTGGTTCATCCAGAACCAGGATCATGGGAAGAATATCTCCAGAAGTTCATGGAAGGAAAAT TGGCTTGGGGATCTTGGTACAATCATGTGAAAGGTTACtggaaggaaaaagagaagaggaatATCCTTTACATGTTCTTTGAGGACATGAAAGag AACCCTCGTCGAGAAACAGTGAGGATCATGAAGTACCTGGACTTGTCGCTATCTGATGAAATCATTGACAAGATTGTGGAGTTGACATCCTTTAAAGTCATGAAAGATAACCCAATGGCCAACTACTCAACCACCCCAAACATCATATTTGACCACTCCATCTCTGCTTTCATGAGAAAAG GAGAGGTTGGAGACTGGATGAATTACTTCACTCCAGCTCAGTCCCAGATGTTTGATGAGGACTATGCCAGAAAAATGGCTGATGTAGACATGCCCTTTCGCACCAGCATATAG